Genomic window (Bacillus sp. BGMRC 2118):
CATGTCGTCATGATTGGCTTCGTCTACAGTATAGCCGGTGATGTTCTTCTATCCATCATTGCCGGATATTTAGCGATGAGATTATATCAAGCATTTTTTTCAATACGAAACAGTCAAAAAATCACTATTCAAAAGGAGAGAATACTATGAATTGGTTACAGTTAGCACAAGAAGTTGTAGGTGGTAAAATAATTTCAGATCAAGAAGCAATGAGCATTTTGAATTGTGAGGATGACGACCTTCTTCCATTATTACACGGTGCCTTCCACATTCGTAAAACTTACTATGGCAAAAAGGTTAAATTAAATATGATCATTAATGCGAAGAGTGGGTACTGTCCGGAAGATTGTGGATATTGTTCCCAATCCTCAATCTCCACAGCTGAGATTGAGAAATATCCGTTTATAACGAAAGAAGAAATTTTACAAGGTGCAAAAATTGCCTTTGAAAATAAGGTGGGGACATATTGTATTGTAGCTAGCGGAAGAGGTCCTACTCGAAAAGATGTGAATGTTGTGAGTGAAGCCGTAGAAGAAATTAAAGAGAAATATGGATTAAAAGTGTGTGCCTGCTTAGGAATCCTAAAGGATGAGCAAGCTGCTCAACTTAAAGGAGCAGGTGTGGACCGCTATAACCATAACTTAAACACTTCTGAGCGTCATCACTCCTATATTACAACTTCGCATACATATGAAGATCGTGTAAATACGGTAGAAATGGCGAAAAGACATGGTATTTCCCCATGTTCTGGAGCAATTATTGGGATGAAGGAAACAAAAGAAGATGTAATCAATATTGCTCATGCATTACGTCAAATCGATGCCGATTCCATTCCCGTAAATTTTTTACACGCAATTGATGGCACAAAACTAGAGGGAGTCAATGAACTAAATCCCCGCTACTGCCTAAAAGTCTTAGCTCTATTCCGTTATATTAATCCAACGAAGGAGATTCGTATATCAGGTGGACGTGAAGTGAACTTAGGTAGTTTACAGCCTTTAGGTCTATATGCAGCAAACAGTATTTTCCTTGGTAATTACTTAACTACAGAAGGTCAAGAATCCAATCAAGACCATAAAATGCTGCGAGACCTAGGATTTGAAATAGAGCTAGTGAACAAGCAAGAAGAAGTGTTTTCAGGTTAAGCTATTTGACATATCAGCTTTAATTAATCAGTCTTGCTATAAATGTCTTGAGGACAAACAAATCATAGTTCAAATTAAAGAAGGCAAGAAAATAGGTATTGCTCATCACATGAACAACGATATAGTAGTAGAGTGTAAGATTATGCCTGTTTTCGGGGGAACAAACGCTAACCGGCGAAGAACTAGATTTGGTTCCATATTAACCTTGCACCTATCACTCACTGCATGTTAATCATGCGCCATAAATAAAAGAAGAATCATTGCTGCAATGATTCTTCTTTTTTATACTTTACTTTACTTTAGTTGAATCGTAATCGGTTTTAGAACCTTTGTTTCTAACACCTCACCTGATCCCTTTGAGTAATGAACTTGCGGAGTTAAGGTTAGGGTTTTGGCATCAGGGTTTAAAGAATAAATAGTGGAACGTAATTCATGTAATGCTCCATTACCTTGGCTAGTGCCACCATTTCCATGGACATTATATTCGTTACCTAAATTATCTTTAACTCCTACCATTTCAAGTGAAACAAACGGCCATTTTTCTATAACTGATGTATCCACATACATCTCATAGTCAAATGTCGCCGTTAATTTAGATTGTTCTACGGACTTTATCAAGACCGTTATCCCTTCCTGTGATAACGTTTCATTTACTATTTGTGCATCTGTTTGCAACTGCCCAAGCTTGAATTCAAACTTCCAGTCACCTTCGACTTTATTTTTTGCTTGATGATTCGTAAAAGCAAGCGGCTCCCACTGAACGAGTATGTCGTCAGGAGATTCTCCTTCAAAGTGAGGTGTAACCTCTTCTATACCGATATAAGTAGTATCATTTATTTTCTCAATGGTACCGGTTCCTCCCATTCCAGTAGAAGGTTCCACATTAATGAAGCCTTCTGTACGAGGATTTTCACCCAGTTCTACTTCTGTTTGTAGGGCGTATGTCAAAATAATATTTGTTCCATCGTAAACAGCATTCTCCACCATAACATCAATTCCATTACTTGATTGAACCTGATTAATGACCTCTGCTTGTTCAGTATAATCCTGAGGTACAGTATCCTGGTCAA
Coding sequences:
- a CDS encoding DUF4179 domain-containing protein, whose translation is MKQEYQDLLNLDIEQIEPTALTKKEKIKIKNHVLSKLVKKKSMNINYMAASIVLGAGILATSFLAVPAIANQVPFIENIIAYFDQDTVPQDYTEQAEVINQVQSSNGIDVMVENAVYDGTNIILTYALQTEVELGENPRTEGFINVEPSTGMGGTGTIEKINDTTYIGIEEVTPHFEGESPDDILVQWEPLAFTNHQAKNKVEGDWKFEFKLGQLQTDAQIVNETLSQEGITVLIKSVEQSKLTATFDYEMYVDTSVIEKWPFVSLEMVGVKDNLGNEYNVHGNGGTSQGNGALHELRSTIYSLNPDAKTLTLTPQVHYSKGSGEVLETKVLKPITIQLK
- the bioB gene encoding biotin synthase BioB; translation: MNWLQLAQEVVGGKIISDQEAMSILNCEDDDLLPLLHGAFHIRKTYYGKKVKLNMIINAKSGYCPEDCGYCSQSSISTAEIEKYPFITKEEILQGAKIAFENKVGTYCIVASGRGPTRKDVNVVSEAVEEIKEKYGLKVCACLGILKDEQAAQLKGAGVDRYNHNLNTSERHHSYITTSHTYEDRVNTVEMAKRHGISPCSGAIIGMKETKEDVINIAHALRQIDADSIPVNFLHAIDGTKLEGVNELNPRYCLKVLALFRYINPTKEIRISGGREVNLGSLQPLGLYAANSIFLGNYLTTEGQESNQDHKMLRDLGFEIELVNKQEEVFSG